The Hydrogenobacter thermophilus TK-6 genome window below encodes:
- the era gene encoding GTPase Era, which produces MKFGYVAIVGKPNVGKSTLLNQIIGTKVSIVSPKPGTTRIRILGVKNIPDEAQIVFLDTPGIYRPKDALGEAMVQVASASLQDADIILFMIDAEDGWLEDDELVFSNYIKPLAQEKHIFLVINKVDRVGHVSQVLPLAEEIIKKHGEFKEVLPISALKGYNIDELLKTILKYLPDGKPLFPPEMLTDLPLRLLAAEIVREKVLMKIHQEIPQGVAVVITEISEGTRDPSVLVIKGEIVVDRENYKPIIIGKGGQRLKSIGKLAREELELITGRKVYLELWVKVKPDWRKRPELVKSFGYRLE; this is translated from the coding sequence ATGAAGTTTGGTTATGTTGCCATAGTTGGAAAACCCAATGTGGGCAAATCCACCCTTCTTAACCAGATCATAGGCACAAAAGTGTCCATAGTATCACCCAAGCCGGGGACCACACGCATAAGGATTCTGGGAGTTAAAAACATACCGGATGAAGCTCAGATAGTTTTTCTTGACACACCGGGTATATACAGACCAAAAGACGCTCTGGGAGAGGCTATGGTGCAGGTGGCAAGCGCTTCCCTGCAGGATGCAGACATAATACTCTTTATGATAGATGCGGAGGATGGCTGGCTGGAGGATGATGAGCTGGTCTTTTCCAATTACATAAAACCTTTAGCTCAGGAAAAGCACATCTTTTTGGTTATAAACAAAGTGGACAGAGTGGGACATGTTAGCCAAGTTCTTCCACTGGCGGAGGAGATTATAAAAAAACATGGTGAGTTTAAGGAAGTGCTGCCAATAAGCGCTCTCAAAGGGTATAACATAGATGAGCTTTTAAAAACCATACTCAAGTATCTGCCAGATGGCAAACCTCTCTTTCCCCCTGAGATGCTTACTGACCTTCCACTGCGCCTTTTGGCAGCCGAGATAGTAAGGGAGAAGGTGCTCATGAAAATACACCAAGAGATACCTCAGGGCGTTGCGGTGGTGATAACGGAGATATCTGAAGGCACTCGCGACCCTTCTGTTTTGGTCATAAAGGGAGAGATTGTGGTAGACAGAGAAAACTACAAGCCCATCATTATAGGCAAAGGTGGACAGAGGCTAAAGTCCATAGGCAAACTCGCAAGGGAGGAGCTAGAGCTTATAACAGGCAGGAAAGTTTACTTAGAACTCTGGGTAAAGGTAAAGCCCGACTGGAGAAAAAGGCCAGAGCTGGTCAAAAGCTTTGGCTACAGGCTTGAGTGA
- a CDS encoding twin-arginine translocation signal domain-containing protein: MEMRLDRREFLKLSGSSVVAASLLSGGASFTFAKKKWRS, from the coding sequence ATGGAGATGCGCTTGGACAGACGGGAATTTTTAAAACTTTCGGGTAGCAGTGTAGTTGCTGCGAGTCTTTTAAGCGGAGGTGCGAGCTTTACCTTTGCAAAAAAAAAATGGAGGAGCTAA
- the coaE gene encoding dephospho-CoA kinase (Dephospho-CoA kinase (CoaE) performs the final step in coenzyme A biosynthesis.) → MLKVGLTGNIGCGKSTVARMFMELGAYTFDADAIIRTFYQEKGEVYRKVVEAFGEGILDKEGNIDRKKLADLVFLDINKLRLLESITHKALYERLEEEFRRLPQDAIAIVEASLLVEKGTYKNYDRLIVVYAPYEVCKERAIKSGFSSEDFERRWKNQMPPEEKLKYADFVIDNSGSLESTQKQVKKVYRELLNLVH, encoded by the coding sequence ATGCTAAAGGTTGGTCTTACAGGTAATATAGGCTGTGGCAAATCTACAGTTGCGCGCATGTTTATGGAACTTGGTGCATACACCTTTGATGCAGATGCAATTATAAGGACTTTTTATCAGGAAAAGGGAGAAGTCTACAGAAAAGTTGTGGAAGCTTTCGGAGAGGGTATTTTGGACAAGGAGGGAAACATAGACAGAAAAAAACTCGCAGATTTAGTTTTTTTGGACATTAACAAACTCAGACTTTTGGAAAGCATCACTCATAAGGCTCTTTATGAGAGGCTTGAGGAGGAGTTTAGAAGACTTCCTCAGGATGCCATAGCTATCGTTGAGGCAAGCCTTCTTGTGGAAAAAGGCACTTATAAGAACTATGACAGGCTCATAGTAGTTTATGCTCCTTATGAGGTGTGTAAAGAGAGAGCCATAAAATCCGGGTTTTCCTCAGAGGACTTTGAGAGGCGATGGAAGAATCAGATGCCACCTGAGGAGAAGCTAAAGTATGCGGACTTTGTTATAGATAACTCAGGGAGTTTAGAAAGCACTCAAAAGCAGGTAAAGAAGGTCTATAGGGAGCTTTTAAACCTCGTCCACTAA
- a CDS encoding sigma-54-dependent transcriptional regulator: MVSLLIVEDDASLKDALIKALSKSNYICRGVGTFKEALTVLTNESYDIVLLDLKLPDAEGVQVVKRVKEVSDAKIIVITGYGDIKTAVESIKAGAYDFIQKPFNLDILEADIKRAMKEKLTEEENLTLKELIRKGMDYTFETRSPKFAEILSLCERYAKTDTNILIVGETGTGKEVLARYIHELSNRREKPFLVVECTSIPPELFESELFGYEKGAFTGASHKKKGLVEMAKGGTLFLDEVGDLPQHIQPKLLRFIETKRFRRVGSVKEEFADVRIISATNKNLKALCEKGLFREDLYYRLSILEIRLLPLRDRREDIPILVNFFLSKWNKRVSAKAMEMLKNYPWKGNIRELKNLLERACILAEGDLVDDYLFVSRENGPVEKELFEGMPDLELLEARYTAYLLRLLKDVNKVAEVLGCSKRTVYRKLRVLKERELNDKP, translated from the coding sequence ATGGTAAGCCTTCTCATAGTTGAAGATGATGCCAGCTTAAAGGATGCTCTCATAAAAGCCTTATCAAAGAGCAATTACATCTGCAGGGGTGTGGGTACATTTAAAGAAGCGCTTACAGTTCTTACTAATGAATCTTACGACATTGTTCTTCTTGATCTCAAGCTTCCTGATGCAGAAGGAGTGCAGGTAGTAAAGAGAGTAAAGGAAGTGAGCGATGCAAAGATAATAGTCATAACAGGCTACGGTGATATAAAAACGGCGGTGGAATCCATAAAAGCCGGTGCTTACGACTTTATTCAAAAGCCTTTCAATCTTGACATTCTTGAAGCGGACATAAAAAGGGCTATGAAAGAGAAGCTCACAGAAGAGGAGAATTTGACACTAAAAGAACTCATCAGAAAGGGTATGGACTACACCTTTGAGACAAGGAGCCCAAAATTTGCGGAAATCCTCTCCCTTTGTGAAAGATACGCAAAAACCGATACCAACATACTCATCGTAGGTGAAACTGGAACCGGTAAGGAGGTACTGGCAAGGTACATACATGAACTCTCAAATAGGAGGGAAAAGCCCTTCCTAGTGGTGGAGTGCACTTCCATACCTCCAGAACTTTTTGAGAGCGAGCTTTTCGGCTACGAGAAGGGAGCTTTTACTGGAGCTTCTCACAAGAAGAAAGGTCTTGTTGAGATGGCAAAGGGTGGCACGCTTTTTCTTGATGAAGTAGGCGACCTACCTCAGCACATACAACCAAAGCTTCTGAGGTTTATAGAAACAAAGAGGTTTAGAAGAGTGGGTTCTGTCAAGGAGGAATTTGCGGATGTAAGGATCATATCCGCAACCAACAAAAATCTTAAAGCTCTATGCGAAAAAGGACTGTTCAGAGAGGACCTTTATTACAGACTTAGTATTCTTGAGATACGACTCTTGCCCCTCAGGGATAGAAGGGAAGACATTCCCATATTAGTCAATTTCTTTCTAAGCAAGTGGAATAAAAGAGTGAGTGCGAAGGCTATGGAAATGCTCAAAAACTATCCCTGGAAGGGAAACATAAGGGAGCTGAAAAATCTTTTGGAGAGGGCCTGCATACTGGCAGAGGGAGACTTGGTGGATGATTATCTCTTTGTATCGCGAGAAAATGGTCCTGTTGAAAAGGAACTATTTGAAGGCATGCCTGACCTTGAGCTTCTTGAAGCAAGATATACAGCTTACCTTTTGAGGCTTTTAAAGGATGTGAACAAAGTGGCAGAAGTTCTTGGATGCAGTAAGAGAACGGTTTACAGGAAGTTGAGGGTATTAAAGGAGAGGGAACTTAACGACAAACCTTGA
- a CDS encoding FAD-dependent oxidoreductase produces MEELNLPKPSKNSPRVVIVGAGWSGLTIAKYIKMGNPNVDVVLIDKRHEFFSCPVSNLWLVDLVNLEFLMHDFLTPAARHGYHILTGTSVIDVDRSARKVYTDKGVLSYDYLVLAPGIDYHYESWIKDPKEIELAQVRYPAGFIPASEHIRIKEKIQNFEKGTFVLTVPPGLDYRCLPAPYERATLIAWYFKKNKVNGKVVLVDNHPDPPVKAKGFHYAWDNIVKGYVEYYPNAGIKSVDVNKRRISTEAYGDIDFDDGAIYPICKAGEIVFKAGLVKKGERWPDIDPLKYHAVGDERVYVTGDARNQPFSKSGNTSNTEAHYIAKLILAKIAGKEIAYEPPRTLCYSAVAPQEAIWIDLTYKYLGNGKFEFANVKMDEQPKESNYKAYIEWAKGLYRDMFA; encoded by the coding sequence ATGGAGGAGCTAAATCTACCTAAGCCTTCCAAAAATTCACCACGCGTCGTAATAGTAGGTGCCGGCTGGTCGGGACTGACCATAGCCAAGTACATAAAGATGGGCAACCCCAATGTGGATGTAGTTCTCATTGACAAAAGGCACGAATTCTTCTCATGTCCTGTGAGCAACCTCTGGCTTGTTGACCTGGTGAACCTTGAGTTTCTCATGCATGACTTTCTTACACCTGCAGCCAGACACGGCTATCACATACTCACAGGCACCTCGGTGATTGATGTGGACAGGTCTGCAAGAAAGGTATACACTGACAAAGGGGTGCTAAGCTACGATTACCTAGTGCTTGCCCCCGGCATAGATTACCACTACGAAAGCTGGATAAAGGACCCCAAAGAGATAGAGCTTGCACAGGTGCGCTATCCGGCAGGCTTCATACCAGCTTCGGAACATATAAGGATAAAGGAAAAAATACAGAACTTTGAGAAAGGTACCTTTGTCCTCACCGTACCGCCGGGTCTTGATTACAGATGTCTGCCTGCTCCCTATGAAAGGGCAACGCTTATAGCATGGTATTTCAAAAAGAATAAGGTAAACGGCAAGGTAGTACTCGTGGACAACCACCCTGACCCACCCGTTAAGGCAAAGGGCTTTCATTACGCGTGGGATAACATAGTGAAAGGTTATGTAGAGTACTATCCCAATGCAGGTATAAAATCCGTTGATGTGAATAAGCGCAGGATATCAACGGAAGCCTATGGAGACATTGACTTTGACGATGGTGCCATTTATCCTATTTGCAAAGCTGGAGAGATAGTTTTTAAGGCAGGTCTTGTGAAGAAGGGTGAGAGGTGGCCTGACATAGACCCTCTGAAGTATCATGCGGTAGGTGATGAGAGGGTTTATGTAACGGGAGATGCAAGAAACCAGCCCTTCTCAAAGAGTGGAAATACTTCCAATACGGAAGCTCACTATATAGCGAAACTCATACTTGCAAAGATAGCTGGCAAAGAGATAGCTTATGAACCCCCAAGAACCCTTTGCTACTCCGCGGTTGCACCTCAAGAAGCCATATGGATAGACTTAACCTACAAGTATTTGGGCAACGGAAAGTTTGAGTTTGCTAATGTAAAAATGGACGAACAGCCAAAGGAGAGCAATTACAAAGCCTACATAGAGTGGGCGAAGGGACTATACAGAGACATGTTTGCGTAA
- a CDS encoding ATP synthase F0 subunit B, translating to MDIQQALYPNFTLLVQAVLFLVFVVLVNFLFVKPYTSVILERDSIVEKNLQEAQKNREEATKLLAEATRILEEGRRESNALLEKVRKEAERLKAEILQKAEREAQEEISRAVEEIRKALEEEKAKLEQKVEEIAKLIRDKVLEEAA from the coding sequence ATGGATATACAGCAGGCGCTGTATCCCAACTTTACGCTTCTGGTGCAGGCAGTTCTGTTTTTGGTGTTTGTAGTGCTTGTCAACTTCTTGTTTGTAAAGCCTTACACTTCAGTGATATTAGAAAGAGACAGTATAGTGGAAAAAAACTTGCAAGAGGCTCAAAAGAACAGAGAAGAAGCTACCAAGCTTCTTGCGGAAGCTACCAGGATACTTGAAGAGGGCAGAAGAGAGTCCAACGCCTTACTTGAAAAAGTCAGGAAGGAAGCGGAAAGATTGAAGGCTGAGATATTGCAAAAAGCGGAGAGAGAAGCTCAGGAAGAGATATCCAGAGCTGTTGAAGAGATAAGGAAGGCGCTTGAGGAGGAGAAGGCAAAGCTGGAGCAAAAAGTGGAGGAGATTGCTAAGCTCATAAGGGACAAAGTGTTGGAGGAAGCTGCATGA
- the mog gene encoding molybdopterin adenylyltransferase, with product MKAKIGVLTISDRASRGEYEDISGKYIMEYLNEVITSPFEVIYRVVPDERDIIEGALLHMADVEGCCLILTTGGTGPAPRDVTPEATQAVCEKILPGFGELMRSVSLKQVPTAILSRQLAGIRGKTLIVNLPGKPQSIKVCLDAVFPAIPYCIDLIGGPYITTDENKVKAFRPSK from the coding sequence AGAGCCAGCAGGGGTGAGTATGAGGACATAAGCGGCAAGTATATAATGGAGTATCTTAATGAAGTTATTACCTCACCTTTTGAGGTTATCTACAGAGTTGTGCCCGACGAAAGGGACATTATAGAGGGTGCTTTGTTGCATATGGCTGATGTGGAAGGCTGTTGCCTTATCCTTACCACAGGTGGCACTGGTCCTGCTCCCAGAGATGTCACACCTGAAGCTACTCAGGCGGTGTGTGAAAAAATTCTTCCGGGCTTTGGAGAACTCATGAGAAGCGTATCTCTAAAACAGGTACCTACTGCCATACTTTCTCGGCAGCTTGCAGGAATAAGGGGAAAAACGCTTATAGTAAATTTGCCGGGGAAGCCCCAGTCTATAAAGGTGTGTTTGGATGCCGTGTTTCCAGCCATACCTTACTGCATAGACCTCATAGGTGGTCCGTACATTACCACTGACGAGAACAAAGTTAAAGCCTTCAGACCCTCCAAGTAG
- a CDS encoding DNA methyltransferase, whose product MSGRINHDSSGFYSSRLYKDFPKEKQVKYFEQKISQEYLNRIYCKSSESMEELPDNSVHLVVTSPPYNVGKEYDKDLSFKEYLEFLKRVWKEVYRVLVPGGRVCINVANLGRKPYIPLHAFIIQDMLDIGFLMRGEIIWNKDKSASPSTAWGSWLSAQNPTLRDIHEYILVFSKDTFKRGNPLKRQSTITRDEFLEFTKSVWVFPAVSAKKIGHPAPFPIELPYRCIQLYTFKGEVVLDPFMGSGQTAIAAIKSGRYFVGYEINQDYVKLAERRIRQVLSEGNSSKLFDNV is encoded by the coding sequence ATCTCTGGTAGAATCAATCACGATTCTAGTGGATTTTATTCAAGTAGATTGTACAAAGACTTTCCAAAAGAAAAGCAAGTAAAGTATTTTGAGCAAAAAATATCTCAAGAATATCTTAACAGAATCTATTGTAAAAGTAGTGAAAGTATGGAGGAGCTACCGGACAACAGCGTTCATTTAGTAGTCACCTCGCCTCCTTACAATGTGGGTAAGGAATACGATAAGGATTTATCTTTTAAGGAGTACTTGGAATTTCTCAAAAGGGTTTGGAAAGAAGTATACAGAGTCCTTGTTCCGGGGGGTAGAGTTTGCATAAATGTGGCAAATCTTGGTAGGAAACCTTACATTCCACTGCATGCATTCATCATCCAAGACATGCTAGATATAGGCTTCCTTATGAGGGGAGAGATTATATGGAATAAAGACAAAAGCGCAAGCCCATCCACCGCATGGGGAAGCTGGTTATCCGCCCAAAATCCCACACTACGGGATATTCACGAGTACATTCTGGTCTTTTCCAAAGATACTTTTAAAAGAGGAAATCCTCTTAAAAGACAAAGCACAATAACTAGAGATGAGTTTTTGGAATTTACGAAGAGCGTATGGGTATTTCCAGCAGTATCTGCAAAGAAAATTGGGCATCCTGCTCCGTTTCCAATAGAGCTACCCTACAGGTGTATCCAGCTTTACACATTTAAGGGTGAGGTTGTCTTAGACCCATTTATGGGAAGCGGTCAAACTGCAATAGCTGCAATAAAAAGCGGTAGGTATTTTGTAGGATATGAGATAAACCAGGATTATGTTAAACTTGCGGAAAGAAGAATAAGGCAAGTTCTGTCAGAAGGCAATTCCTCTAAACTGTTTGATAATGTATGA
- a CDS encoding (Fe-S)-binding protein: protein MEKAVEIPIDLAQKCVKCGLCKSVCPTYSVNQEEGSFARGRLALAQMVIEGEIPLTGEVAKQWDECAMCRRCEWICPNDVHYKEILVYARHMQKEELGAGMVKSAGLKSLELMQTKVGRKLVKLAGRIMSLLPTNEIKTPFPTGAVKFMPKPTSKAFGLRGKVFKAEKEKAKLLFFTGCMIDAFYGKTGENVVKLLNRAGYTVVVPEDIRCCGAPHYYSGNTETFERLKDHNLKEMQKYDYDAIVVACPTCGGALQEDYGINKKVYDFAELLQDKRLRFVGKGESITFHVPCHSYSAMKVKDEVFYSVMNSVENAQLKKAQKDKSCCGFAGLFSITNPKMSDQIQKEKIEDLASTGANIVLSTCPGCVLNLKDGTIKHKTAQEVMHLADYLAERLVDEV from the coding sequence ATGGAAAAGGCAGTTGAGATTCCTATAGATCTTGCCCAGAAGTGTGTAAAGTGTGGCCTTTGCAAGTCAGTGTGTCCTACCTACAGTGTAAATCAGGAAGAGGGGAGCTTTGCAAGAGGCAGGCTTGCCCTTGCGCAGATGGTTATAGAAGGAGAAATACCTCTTACGGGTGAAGTGGCTAAGCAGTGGGACGAGTGCGCCATGTGTAGAAGGTGTGAGTGGATATGTCCCAACGATGTGCATTATAAGGAGATACTGGTATATGCCAGGCATATGCAAAAGGAGGAGTTGGGTGCTGGTATGGTAAAGTCCGCTGGTCTTAAATCTCTTGAACTTATGCAAACCAAGGTAGGCAGAAAGCTGGTAAAGCTGGCAGGTAGAATCATGAGCCTTCTTCCCACAAATGAGATAAAGACGCCGTTTCCCACAGGAGCTGTCAAGTTTATGCCAAAGCCTACCTCAAAAGCTTTTGGTCTTAGGGGTAAGGTTTTTAAAGCGGAGAAAGAGAAAGCAAAACTCCTCTTCTTTACAGGGTGCATGATAGATGCCTTTTACGGTAAAACTGGTGAAAACGTTGTAAAGCTTTTAAACAGAGCAGGCTATACGGTGGTGGTGCCGGAGGACATAAGGTGCTGTGGCGCACCCCACTACTACTCGGGCAACACGGAGACTTTTGAAAGACTAAAAGATCACAATCTAAAGGAGATGCAAAAGTATGATTACGATGCTATAGTGGTTGCTTGTCCCACATGCGGTGGCGCTCTGCAGGAGGACTACGGAATAAACAAGAAGGTTTACGACTTTGCAGAGCTTTTGCAGGACAAAAGGCTCAGGTTTGTGGGCAAAGGAGAGAGCATAACCTTTCATGTGCCTTGCCACTCTTACAGTGCTATGAAGGTAAAAGACGAGGTTTTTTATTCGGTGATGAATTCAGTTGAGAATGCGCAGCTGAAAAAAGCTCAAAAGGACAAATCCTGCTGTGGCTTTGCAGGACTTTTTTCTATAACCAATCCCAAAATGTCGGACCAGATACAGAAGGAGAAGATAGAGGACCTGGCAAGCACCGGTGCTAATATAGTTCTTTCCACATGCCCCGGCTGTGTGCTGAATTTAAAGGACGGCACCATAAAGCACAAGACTGCTCAAGAGGTGATGCACTTGGCAGATTATCTGGCAGAGAGGTTAGTGGACGAGGTTTAA
- a CDS encoding ATP synthase subunit B, whose translation MTEGGHHLTELLWKGFNVLLFLGIVYYFGRKPVSEAFNSFFRSLTEKLNASEEELRLSHEELLRAKESYEDAQRRYREQIALAQETAQYTKEEELKKAEQMAERIREKAKEAVQIETKRAKEELLRFGMEKARQMATDMLKKAFEDPEVQKKYIEKSLRSVEER comes from the coding sequence ATGACGGAAGGCGGACACCATCTGACTGAGCTTCTTTGGAAAGGATTCAATGTGCTTCTATTTTTGGGGATAGTTTACTACTTTGGTCGCAAACCCGTATCTGAAGCTTTTAATAGCTTTTTCAGAAGTCTCACAGAAAAGCTCAATGCTTCTGAAGAGGAGCTAAGGCTTTCACACGAGGAGCTTCTTAGAGCTAAGGAGAGCTACGAAGATGCACAAAGAAGATACAGAGAGCAGATAGCTCTGGCTCAAGAGACAGCACAGTACACAAAAGAGGAAGAACTCAAGAAGGCTGAACAGATGGCAGAGAGAATAAGGGAGAAGGCAAAGGAAGCGGTGCAGATAGAAACAAAGAGGGCAAAAGAAGAGCTTTTACGCTTTGGTATGGAGAAGGCAAGACAGATGGCAACGGATATGCTCAAGAAAGCCTTTGAAGACCCAGAAGTTCAGAAAAAATACATAGAAAAATCTCTGAGATCTGTGGAGGAAAGATGA
- a CDS encoding PAS domain-containing sensor histidine kinase, whose translation MREFSIFDDFEEEVVVIDRNYRILYANNKYAKDLGYTSREEVIGKECFRISHYRDEPCDGECHPCPLKEIEKTGRAVHVIHTHYTHDKSEFPVEICAYPLKEGSVLQIIKSIKDDKEKYYLFSLSQRLSSISQLALGVAHQINTPLNIIYTCAQMLERESGEKEEIVKIKEAVCACKDYINKLLLMVRNSKERSLVDIKKAAEDCIDLLRIYAEEKGVIIEKQLTQCGFVLGSEADVRHVITNLLVNAIQVSDRGQKVYVRTDANDGYAVVEVQDEGPGIDPEELNKIFLPFYQGKNRKSSDGCGLGLSIVESILRDMGGSVYVDSSPGKGSRFVVKFPLL comes from the coding sequence ATGAGGGAGTTTTCCATATTTGATGATTTTGAAGAGGAGGTTGTGGTAATAGACAGAAACTACAGGATACTTTATGCCAATAACAAGTATGCGAAGGATTTGGGCTATACTTCAAGAGAAGAAGTTATAGGTAAAGAGTGTTTTAGAATCTCTCATTACAGAGATGAACCGTGCGATGGTGAGTGTCATCCGTGTCCTCTCAAGGAGATAGAAAAGACAGGAAGGGCTGTCCATGTGATACACACCCACTATACTCACGACAAAAGCGAATTTCCAGTGGAAATATGCGCCTATCCCCTCAAGGAAGGGTCCGTTTTGCAGATAATAAAGAGTATAAAAGATGATAAGGAGAAGTATTACCTTTTCAGCTTATCTCAGAGGTTAAGCTCCATATCTCAACTTGCTTTAGGGGTTGCTCACCAGATAAATACACCCCTTAACATTATATACACATGCGCACAAATGCTTGAAAGGGAATCTGGAGAGAAGGAAGAGATAGTAAAGATAAAGGAGGCTGTGTGTGCATGTAAGGATTACATAAATAAACTTCTCCTTATGGTCCGCAACTCAAAGGAGCGGAGCCTTGTTGACATAAAGAAAGCTGCGGAAGATTGTATAGATCTTCTAAGAATATACGCAGAGGAGAAGGGCGTGATCATTGAAAAACAATTGACTCAGTGCGGTTTCGTTTTGGGTAGCGAAGCGGATGTGAGGCATGTGATCACCAACCTGCTTGTGAATGCTATACAGGTTTCTGACAGAGGGCAAAAGGTTTATGTAAGAACTGACGCTAACGATGGGTATGCAGTTGTAGAGGTGCAGGATGAGGGTCCTGGCATAGACCCCGAAGAGCTTAATAAGATATTCCTGCCCTTTTATCAGGGTAAGAACAGAAAGAGCAGCGACGGATGCGGATTGGGTCTTTCTATAGTGGAGAGCATACTCAGGGATATGGGTGGTAGCGTGTATGTGGATTCTTCGCCGGGTAAAGGGTCAAGGTTTGTCGTTAAGTTCCCTCTCCTTTAA
- a CDS encoding YbgA family protein, whose translation MRSFVKPVLVISACLDLQQVRYNGQVVKDELAIKLREYCQTIAVCPEVSIGLGVPRDRVIVYMDKEPRLFQPSTGRDITQEMLSFSESFLSSLPEVDGFLLKSKSPSCGISGTLVYKDPYAKEFYKRGKGLFALRVLEKFELLPVEDEGRLKNPEIRDHFLTRLFAIAHLRSALSRVDSVTQLMEFHRQYKYLLMAHSQVKLKEMGRLVANSKGNLRESVKMYSLLFMQALKRRPSRKQHANVLLHMFGHLSRHINQKEKSHFVSLMEKFKQGKRDLYTLTDIIKSFAYRFEESYLLEQAYLEPYPEELKDAIINN comes from the coding sequence ATGAGAAGCTTTGTAAAACCCGTGCTGGTTATCAGTGCTTGCCTGGACCTTCAGCAGGTAAGATACAACGGACAGGTGGTAAAAGACGAGCTTGCCATAAAGCTCAGAGAATACTGCCAGACCATAGCTGTATGCCCGGAGGTTTCCATAGGTCTTGGAGTGCCAAGGGACAGAGTTATAGTATACATGGACAAAGAGCCAAGGCTTTTCCAGCCTTCCACGGGAAGGGACATCACACAAGAGATGCTTTCTTTCTCCGAAAGCTTCCTCTCTTCATTGCCAGAAGTTGACGGCTTTTTACTCAAAAGCAAGTCTCCCTCCTGCGGTATCTCTGGAACGCTTGTATACAAAGACCCCTACGCTAAGGAGTTTTACAAGCGAGGAAAGGGGCTTTTTGCTCTTAGGGTGCTGGAAAAGTTTGAACTGCTGCCTGTTGAGGACGAGGGAAGGCTCAAAAATCCAGAGATAAGAGACCACTTTCTTACAAGGCTTTTTGCTATAGCTCATCTTAGAAGCGCACTTTCAAGGGTGGATTCCGTAACGCAGCTTATGGAGTTTCACAGGCAATATAAGTACCTGCTTATGGCTCACTCTCAGGTAAAACTTAAAGAGATGGGAAGGCTTGTAGCCAACTCCAAGGGAAACCTTCGGGAGAGCGTAAAAATGTATAGCCTTCTTTTTATGCAAGCTCTCAAAAGAAGACCATCAAGAAAGCAGCACGCCAATGTGCTCCTGCACATGTTTGGGCATCTCTCACGCCATATTAACCAGAAAGAAAAATCCCACTTTGTGTCTCTGATGGAGAAGTTCAAGCAGGGAAAGAGAGACCTATACACCCTTACAGACATAATAAAGAGCTTTGCTTACAGGTTTGAAGAGAGCTACCTGCTGGAGCAAGCATACCTGGAGCCATACCCGGAGGAGCTAAAAGATGCTATAATTAATAATTAG
- a CDS encoding F0F1 ATP synthase subunit delta, with amino-acid sequence MIRSADLARKLSRMLINSLPKEKQVMMKVSDFLGMLSELYRRERSFRDFVLNPLVPLDAKLSYLKTLREKLGITKEVDDTLSHLLELNALPLISEIKRFYDYEVEKTLRFSKALLMLAKKVDGAVIERIKNVVSKALGRDLEFEVIEDASLIGGFVIKTYGFLLDTSIKKTLLNVMRG; translated from the coding sequence ATGATACGGAGTGCAGACCTCGCAAGGAAGTTATCCAGAATGCTTATTAACTCCTTGCCCAAAGAGAAGCAAGTAATGATGAAAGTTTCGGACTTTTTGGGTATGTTGTCAGAGCTTTACAGGAGGGAAAGGAGCTTTAGGGACTTTGTCCTCAATCCTCTGGTACCTCTTGATGCAAAACTCTCTTACTTGAAAACTCTGAGAGAAAAACTTGGCATAACTAAGGAGGTGGATGACACTTTATCCCATTTGCTGGAGCTCAATGCCTTGCCTCTCATATCCGAGATAAAGAGATTCTACGATTATGAGGTGGAAAAAACTCTGAGATTCTCCAAAGCTTTGCTTATGCTGGCAAAGAAGGTGGACGGAGCAGTGATAGAAAGGATTAAAAATGTGGTCAGCAAGGCACTTGGAAGAGACTTGGAGTTTGAGGTTATAGAAGATGCCTCTCTCATAGGGGGCTTTGTGATAAAGACTTACGGCTTTCTTCTTGACACCTCCATCAAAAAGACCCTGCTAAATGTGATGCGAGGCTAA